One window of Dama dama isolate Ldn47 chromosome 30, ASM3311817v1, whole genome shotgun sequence genomic DNA carries:
- the LOC133049721 gene encoding amphoterin-induced protein 2-like, whose translation MGAHNNPAFYVPPSTQGPTALENEWMDQQKCIFSLNLPDIVSCTNKNLSRVPGNLFRLIKRLDLSYNRIGLLDSEWIPVSLVKLNTLIIRHNNITSISTDSFSTTPNLKCLDLSSNKLKTVKSAVFQELKVLEVLLLYNNHISYLDPSAFGGLSQLQKLYLSGNFLTQFPMDLYVGRFKLAELMFLDVSYNRISSLPMHHINLVPGKQLRGIFLHGNPFVCDCSLYSLLIFWYHRHFSSVMDFKNDYTCRLWSDTRHFHQVLLLQDSFLNCSDSIINGSFRALGFIHEAQVRERLMVHCDGKTGRANTDFMWVGPDNRVLGPDKEMENFHVFPNGSLVIESPRFEDAGVYSCVAMNRQRLLNETVDVTINVSNFTINKSHAHEAFNTAFTTLAACVASIVLVLLYLYLTPCPCKCKPKRRKNMLNQSNVHASILTPCPDSEAPTDERKAGAGKRVVFLEPLKDTATGQNGKVRLFPSETVIAEGILKSTRVKSNSDSVNSVFSDTPFVAST comes from the exons ATGGGAGCCCACAACAACCCTGCCTTTTATGTTCCTCCATCCACACAGGGTCCTACAGCCCTtgaaaatgaatggatggatcaGCAG AAATGTATCTTCTCCCTGAATCTCCCTGACATCGTCAGCTGCACCAACAAAAATCTGTCCAGGGTGCCTGGGAACCTTTTCAGGCTGATCAAGAGACTGGATCTGAGTTACAACAGAATTGGGCTTCTGGATTCTGAGTGGATTCCAGTATCGTTGGTAAAGCTGAACACCCTCATTATTCGGCACAACAACATCACGAGCATTTCCACGGACAGTTTTTCCACCACTCCAAATCTGAAGTGTCTTGACTTGTCATCCAACAAGCTGAAGACCGTGAAAAGTGCAGTGTTCCAAGAGCTGAAGGTTCTGGAAGTGCTCCTGCTTTACAACAATCACATTTCCTATCTGGATCCTTCAGCGTTTGGAGGGCTCTCCCAACTGCAAAAACTGTACTTGAGTGGAAACTTTCTCACACAGTTTCCCATGGATTTGTATGTTGGAAGGTTCAAGCTGGCAGAACTGATGTTTCTAGATGTTTCTTATAACCGGATCTCCTCTCTGCCAATGCATCATATAAATTTAGTGCCAGGAAAGCAACTGAGAGGTATCTTCCTTCATGGAAACCCCTTTGTCTGTGACTGTTCCCTCTACTCCTTGCTGATCTTTTGGTACCATAGGCACTTCAGCTCAGTGATGGATTTTAAGAATGATTATACCTGTCGCCTGTGGTCTGACACTAGGCACTTCCATCAGGTGCTTCTGCTCCAGGATAGCTTCCTGAACTGCTCTGACAGTATCATCAATGGTTCCTTCCGTGCCCTGGGCTTTATTCACGAGGCTCAGGTCAGGGAAAGGCTGATGGTCCACTGTGATGGCAAGACTGGTAGGGCAAATACCGATTTCATGTGGGTCGGTCCAGATAACAGAGTGCTGGGGCCTGACAAAGAGATGGAAAACTTCCATGTGTTTCCCAATGGAAGCCTGGTTATAGAAAGTCCTCGTTTTGAGGATGCTGGAGTATATTCCTGTGTTGCAATGAATCGACAACGTCTGTTAAATGAAACTGTGGATGTCACAATAAACGTGAGCAATTTCACCATAAACAAATCCCATGCACACGAGGCATTTAACACAGCTTTTACCACTCTTGCAGCCTGCGTAGCCAGCATTGTTTTGGTACTTCTGTACCTCTATCTGACACCATGTCCCTGCAAGTGTAAACCCAAGAGACGAAAAAATATGCTAAACCAAAGCAATGTCCACGCATCCATTCTCACTCCCTGCCCTGATAGCGAGGCCCCCACTGATGAACGGAAGGCAGGGGCCGGGAAAAGAGTAGTGTTTTTGGAACCCCTGAAGGATACTGCAACAGGGCAGAATGGGAAGGTCAGGCTCTTTCCCAGTGAAACTGTCATAGCTGAGGGCATCTTAAAGTCCACGAGGGTGAAATCCAACTCAGATTCGGTCAATTCAGTGTTTTCAGACACACCCTTTGTGGCGTCCACTTAA